From the genome of Adhaeribacter pallidiroseus:
TTTACTAATGCGGGAATTAGTTTTATTTTCTGGCATACAGGTAAAAAGATAGTAAAATGAAAAAACAGAAATTAGCTATAACTGTTTTTGAATAAATAAAAACGGAAGGGCTTAAATGGAGGATTCGTTTGGCTAAAGGCAGGTATTTATAGGACTAGGTATTATAGGTAAAAAAAAAGGGTACTACCGCCTGGCTAGTAGTACCCCTTTATCTTTATTTCTGAATTCTTACGTAAGCCGGTTGTAGTTTTTTGTCGCCGTACTTACTATTTAAAGAGGTAAAAATCCGAATGAGCGCGTTAACTAAATATCTAAATTCTTGCATGATCGTTTCGTTTAATTGTATACTGTTAACGGTTATTTAATAGAAAAGACTAAAATTATTTTAAGATAATTTGTGTTTATTTAGTAACAACCTTTTATAGCAAACAGTTTGTTGAAAATCATAATAGTTTGCTTATTTTCTGAATTAAATTTAAATAGTGTTCTTACGCTTTAGATAGCCTGTTTTGCAAACGACGGATTTGATAAAAGCTCCCGGGAAATCGGGTAACTAGTACTAACACTCGCCTGATTTTTTAAATTTTTGGCTGCCTTCTGCTTTTACGTAGATCTATTAGGTTAAATTACCAATGAGTTGTTACTTAAGCTTGTTGTATTCGGTTAAAAGTTGGTTGCCCTTGCACCACGGGCTGGTTACCCGACGATTTTACAGCGATTAAAGTTAGTATGGCAGAAAGTAGAAGGGAGCCCGACATAAAAAGGTACGAAGCCCCAAAACCACCGGTAGAACTATTTAAATAACCCACTAAGTACGCGCCAGCAAATGAACCTAAGGCCCCCATGCTGTTAATTAAGGCCATGGCGCCTCCGGCTACATTGCGCGGTAAAAGCTCCGGTATAATCGCGAAAAATGGTCCGTAAGGCGCGTACATGGCGCCACCCGCCAAAATTAACAAGCCAAACGACAGCCAGAAATTATTCGGACCAATGGCGTAAGAAGCATAAAAAGCCAGTGCCCCGATTAACAAAAACGGCCACACAAAAGCTTTGCGGTTTAATGTTTTATCGGAAAAATAGGAGGCGCATAACATGCCAATAATGGCCAATACGTAGGGTACCGACGCTAACCAGCCGGTTTTAACAATATTCATATCGGGCGCGGCTTTTATGATAGACGGCAGCCACATGACAAAACCGTACACGCCAATGCTCCAGAAAGCGTATTGTAAACTCAGCAGAATAACCGTGCGCGATTTAAAGGCTTGCGCATAATTTTTCACGGGCTTAATGCCTTGTTGTTCGGCTAGCAATTGAGCCGCTAAACCTTGTTTTTCCGATTCAGATAACCATTTCGCATTTTGCGGCTTATCATCTACTAATCGCCACCAGAAAAAGGCCCAGACTACGGCGGGTAAACCTTCCAAAATAAACATCCAGCGCCAACCCACCGAATTAATTAAGTAACCCGATAAAATGGACATCCATAGAATAGTGGCGGGATTACCTAAAATTAAAAAAGTATTGGCCCTAGAACGCTCGGCCTTGGTAAACCAGTTGCTTAATAAAATCAACATCGAGGGCATAACCGCGCTTTCTACAATTCCCAGCACAAACCGGATGACAATAAGCACCTGTACATTGCTTACCATACCCGTGGCGGTAGCTAATCCGCCCCAGGCAATTAAAGACCAAAAAATAAGTTTTTTAGCGCTGTTTGTCGCCGCGTAATGAGCTCCCGGAATTTGAAAAAAGAAATAACCTAAAAAAAACAAAGACCCTAATAACGACGACATGGCCGGCGTAATTTTTAAATCGGCGGCCATGCCGCTAGCGGCCCCAAACCCAAAATTGGCCCGATCGAGGTAAGCCAAGCTATAAGTAATAAAGGCAACTGGAATTAAACGGT
Proteins encoded in this window:
- a CDS encoding MFS transporter, whose protein sequence is MENTMAASRWYRLIPVAFITYSLAYLDRANFGFGAASGMAADLKITPAMSSLLGSLFFLGYFFFQIPGAHYAATNSAKKLIFWSLIAWGGLATATGMVSNVQVLIVIRFVLGIVESAVMPSMLILLSNWFTKAERSRANTFLILGNPATILWMSILSGYLINSVGWRWMFILEGLPAVVWAFFWWRLVDDKPQNAKWLSESEKQGLAAQLLAEQQGIKPVKNYAQAFKSRTVILLSLQYAFWSIGVYGFVMWLPSIIKAAPDMNIVKTGWLASVPYVLAIIGMLCASYFSDKTLNRKAFVWPFLLIGALAFYASYAIGPNNFWLSFGLLILAGGAMYAPYGPFFAIIPELLPRNVAGGAMALINSMGALGSFAGAYLVGYLNSSTGGFGASYLFMSGSLLLSAILTLIAVKSSGNQPVVQGQPTFNRIQQA